The following are from one region of the Sardina pilchardus chromosome 4, fSarPil1.1, whole genome shotgun sequence genome:
- the LOC134079226 gene encoding interleukin-1 receptor type 1-like isoform X3, with translation MACRWMSVCMGLLLLLVDPPNTKGEAVPTFQPATLSGSTHTPETDDDYVTSVGHVIALTCDDADESDHVTWSREGAPPLDTAVAGAEVRGGALWFLPADSSHSGIYACSRSDADPWRVSLRVDSGVCPGNTRLRFLQPHQSERLHCGQEHIFSYGANTHISWLKDCTPLNRSEDVLSVGARGSYTCLLHFSLDGHNYTSASTTQVLLEGADQLSKPQVIRPFNETRGVELGSRVELTCEALTGGDVLLVSWRRNGSLITNSTLFTVTERVPEESRVEKTLVISEVCVEHLNIPFQCWAENSLGQDHTHITLHAANQEAFYCLVGLAVSCGLLLVCVYLCWRCRVELVLLYRSLCPLRKQYDGKLYDAYVSYPSGNSVSMAMTFALRVLPEVLESNYGYKLFIRGRDDLPGEEVPSVKLCVMSSTRL, from the exons atGGCTTGCcgatggatgagtgtgtgtatgggactgttgctgctgctggttgACCCCCCCAACACTAAAG GAGAAGCTGTTCCCACCTTCCAACCGGCCACCCTCAgtggtagcacacacacaccagaga ccgatGATGACTACGTTACCTCTGTTGGTCATGTGATCGCTCTTACttgtgatgatgctgatgaaagTGATCATGTGACCTGGAGTCGAGAGGGGGCCCCACCCTTGGATACGGCCGTTGCCGGGGCGGAGGTGAGGGGTGGAGCTTTGTGGTTCCTACCTGCTGACTCCTCCCACAGCGGCATCTACGCGTGTAGTAGGAG tgatgcTGATCCGTGGCGTGTGAGCTTGCGTGTGGACAGCGGTGTGTGTCCTGGAAACACTCGGTTAAGATTCCTGCAGCCGCACCAGTCTGAGAGGCTGCACTGCGGACAAGAGCACATCTTCAGCTacggcgctaacacacacatctcctggcTAAAG gacTGTACGCCTTTGAACAGGTCTGAGGATGTCCTGTCCGTTGGTGCCAGAGGGAGCTACACCTGCCTGCTGCACTTCAGCCTGGATGGACACAACTACACCTCAGCCAGCACCACCCAGGTCCTCCtcgagg gtgctgACCAGCTCAGTAAGCCGCAGGTGATCAGGCCTTTTAATGAGACACGAGGGGTGGAGCTAG ggtcCCGTGTGGAGTTGACATGTGAGGCGCTGACAGGAGGAGACGTTCTCTTGGTGTCCTGGAGGAGGAACGGCTCCCTCATCACCAACAGCACACTCTTCACCGTCACTGAGCg agtaccTGAAGAGTCCAGGGTTGAGAAGACTCTGGTCatctctgaggtgtgtgtggagcatcTCAACATTCCGTTCCAGTGTTGGGCAGAAAACAGCCTGGgccaagaccacacacacatcactctccacgcag cCAATCAGGAGGCGTTTTACTGCCTGGTGGGGCTGGCGGTGAGCTgtgggctgctgctggtgtgtgtgtatctctgctgGCGCTGCAGAGTGGAGCTGGTGCTGCTGTACCGCTCACTATGCCCTCTACGCAAACAATACG aTGGTAAGCTTTATGATGCGTATGTTAGTTACCCAAGTGGGAACAGCGTTTCCATGGCAATGACCTTTGCTCTTCGGGTTCTCCCCGAGGTTCTGGAGAGTAACTATGGTTACAAACTCTTCATCAGAGGCAGAGATGACCTCCCAGGTGAAG AAGTACCATCTGTGAAG ctgtgtgtgatgtcatcGACAAGGCTCTAG
- the LOC134079226 gene encoding uncharacterized protein LOC134079226 isoform X1, whose translation MACRWMSVCMGLLLLLVDPPNTKGEAVPTFQPATLSGSTHTPETDDDYVTSVGHVIALTCDDADESDHVTWSREGAPPLDTAVAGAEVRGGALWFLPADSSHSGIYACSRSDADPWRVSLRVDSGVCPGNTRLRFLQPHQSERLHCGQEHIFSYGANTHISWLKDCTPLNRSEDVLSVGARGSYTCLLHFSLDGHNYTSASTTQVLLEGADQLSKPQVIRPFNETRGVELGSRVELTCEALTGGDVLLVSWRRNGSLITNSTLFTVTERVPEESRVEKTLVISEVCVEHLNIPFQCWAENSLGQDHTHITLHADGKLYDAYVSYPSGNSVSMAMTFALRVLPEVLESNYGYKLFIRGRDDLPGEAVCDVIDKALAKSRRLLIVLDGTPMDTHTDTHTHTHTQTHTQTHTQTHTPVHTETIPLTDAHTQTNIQWDTHTHQERAPFTFPHTHTDMQSSTHTQWAPHTDTDTHTHTHTPPQWAPEHVCLAPHTDTHTHTHTHPPPQWAPEHVCLAPHTDTHTHTPPPPQWAPEHVCVERALGQYEALVNSGLKVLIVQTGEGGEGEGEGGSSLAPPLQLLTRSRRPLRWHTHTHTHTHTHTHTHSPAQQRFWKELRYRMPAPRRAVSENSHAHSTAV comes from the exons atGGCTTGCcgatggatgagtgtgtgtatgggactgttgctgctgctggttgACCCCCCCAACACTAAAG GAGAAGCTGTTCCCACCTTCCAACCGGCCACCCTCAgtggtagcacacacacaccagaga ccgatGATGACTACGTTACCTCTGTTGGTCATGTGATCGCTCTTACttgtgatgatgctgatgaaagTGATCATGTGACCTGGAGTCGAGAGGGGGCCCCACCCTTGGATACGGCCGTTGCCGGGGCGGAGGTGAGGGGTGGAGCTTTGTGGTTCCTACCTGCTGACTCCTCCCACAGCGGCATCTACGCGTGTAGTAGGAG tgatgcTGATCCGTGGCGTGTGAGCTTGCGTGTGGACAGCGGTGTGTGTCCTGGAAACACTCGGTTAAGATTCCTGCAGCCGCACCAGTCTGAGAGGCTGCACTGCGGACAAGAGCACATCTTCAGCTacggcgctaacacacacatctcctggcTAAAG gacTGTACGCCTTTGAACAGGTCTGAGGATGTCCTGTCCGTTGGTGCCAGAGGGAGCTACACCTGCCTGCTGCACTTCAGCCTGGATGGACACAACTACACCTCAGCCAGCACCACCCAGGTCCTCCtcgagg gtgctgACCAGCTCAGTAAGCCGCAGGTGATCAGGCCTTTTAATGAGACACGAGGGGTGGAGCTAG ggtcCCGTGTGGAGTTGACATGTGAGGCGCTGACAGGAGGAGACGTTCTCTTGGTGTCCTGGAGGAGGAACGGCTCCCTCATCACCAACAGCACACTCTTCACCGTCACTGAGCg agtaccTGAAGAGTCCAGGGTTGAGAAGACTCTGGTCatctctgaggtgtgtgtggagcatcTCAACATTCCGTTCCAGTGTTGGGCAGAAAACAGCCTGGgccaagaccacacacacatcactctccacgcag aTGGTAAGCTTTATGATGCGTATGTTAGTTACCCAAGTGGGAACAGCGTTTCCATGGCAATGACCTTTGCTCTTCGGGTTCTCCCCGAGGTTCTGGAGAGTAACTATGGTTACAAACTCTTCATCAGAGGCAGAGATGACCTCCCAGGTGAAG ctgtgtgtgatgtcatcGACAAGGCTCTAGCGAAGAGTCGCCGACTCCTCATCGTGCTGGATGGAACAccgatggacacacacacggacacacacacgcatacacacacgcaaacacacacgcaaacacacacgcagacacacacacctgtgcatacAGAAACAATCCCActtacagatgcacacacacagacaaatatacaatgggacacacacacacaccaggaaagAGCACCATttacatttccacacacacacacagacatgcagtcaagcacacacacacagtgggcccctcacacagacacagacacacacacacacacacacaccccgccgcAGTGGGCCccagagcatgtgtgtttggcccctcacacagacacacacacacacacacacacacaccccccgccGCAGTGGGCCCCAGAGCATGTGTGTCTGgcccctcacacagacacacacacacacacaccccccccgcCGCAGTGGGCcccagagcatgtgtgtgtggagcgggcGCTCGGTCAGTATGAGGCGCTGGTCAACTCTGGACTCAAGGTGCTCATCGTCCagacgggggaggggggggaaggggagggggagggggggtccagCCTAGCCCCCCCACTGCAGCTCCTCACACGGTCCAGACGCCCGCtccgctggcacacacacacacacacgcacacgcacacgcacacacacacacactcgccagcTCAGCAACGCTTCTGGAAGGAACTGAGATATCGCATGCCAGCACCACGAAGGGCAGTCTCTGaaaactcacacgcacactccactgctgtctga
- the LOC134079226 gene encoding uncharacterized protein LOC134079226 isoform X2, with product MDTTTPQPAPPRSSSRVHTHTHTHTHTHTHFSLDGHNYTSASTTQVLLEGADQLSKPQVIRPFNETRGVELGSRVELTCEALTGGDVLLVSWRRNGSLITNSTLFTVTERVPEESRVEKTLVISEVCVEHLNIPFQCWAENSLGQDHTHITLHAANQEAFYCLVGLAVSCGLLLVCVYLCWRCRVELVLLYRSLCPLRKQYDGKLYDAYVSYPSGNSVSMAMTFALRVLPEVLESNYGYKLFIRGRDDLPGEAVCDVIDKALAKSRRLLIVLDGTPMDTHTDTHTHTHTQTHTQTHTQTHTPVHTETIPLTDAHTQTNIQWDTHTHQERAPFTFPHTHTDMQSSTHTQWAPHTDTDTHTHTHTPPQWAPEHVCLAPHTDTHTHTHTHPPPQWAPEHVCLAPHTDTHTHTPPPPQWAPEHVCVERALGQYEALVNSGLKVLIVQTGEGGEGEGEGGSSLAPPLQLLTRSRRPLRWHTHTHTHTHTHTHTHSPAQQRFWKELRYRMPAPRRAVSENSHAHSTAV from the exons ATGGACACAACTACACCTCAGCCAGCACCACCCAGGTCCTCCtcgagggtacacacacacacacacacacacacacacacacacacacacttcagcctgGATGGACACAACTACACCTCAGCCAGCACCACCCAGGTCCTCCTCGAGG gtgctgACCAGCTCAGTAAGCCGCAGGTGATCAGGCCTTTTAATGAGACACGAGGGGTGGAGCTAG ggtcCCGTGTGGAGTTGACATGTGAGGCGCTGACAGGAGGAGACGTTCTCTTGGTGTCCTGGAGGAGGAACGGCTCCCTCATCACCAACAGCACACTCTTCACCGTCACTGAGCg agtaccTGAAGAGTCCAGGGTTGAGAAGACTCTGGTCatctctgaggtgtgtgtggagcatcTCAACATTCCGTTCCAGTGTTGGGCAGAAAACAGCCTGGgccaagaccacacacacatcactctccacgcag cCAATCAGGAGGCGTTTTACTGCCTGGTGGGGCTGGCGGTGAGCTgtgggctgctgctggtgtgtgtgtatctctgctgGCGCTGCAGAGTGGAGCTGGTGCTGCTGTACCGCTCACTATGCCCTCTACGCAAACAATACG aTGGTAAGCTTTATGATGCGTATGTTAGTTACCCAAGTGGGAACAGCGTTTCCATGGCAATGACCTTTGCTCTTCGGGTTCTCCCCGAGGTTCTGGAGAGTAACTATGGTTACAAACTCTTCATCAGAGGCAGAGATGACCTCCCAGGTGAAG ctgtgtgtgatgtcatcGACAAGGCTCTAGCGAAGAGTCGCCGACTCCTCATCGTGCTGGATGGAACAccgatggacacacacacggacacacacacgcatacacacacgcaaacacacacgcaaacacacacgcagacacacacacctgtgcatacAGAAACAATCCCActtacagatgcacacacacagacaaatatacaatgggacacacacacacaccaggaaagAGCACCATttacatttccacacacacacacagacatgcagtcaagcacacacacacagtgggcccctcacacagacacagacacacacacacacacacacaccccgccgcAGTGGGCCccagagcatgtgtgtttggcccctcacacagacacacacacacacacacacacacaccccccgccGCAGTGGGCCCCAGAGCATGTGTGTCTGgcccctcacacagacacacacacacacacaccccccccgcCGCAGTGGGCcccagagcatgtgtgtgtggagcgggcGCTCGGTCAGTATGAGGCGCTGGTCAACTCTGGACTCAAGGTGCTCATCGTCCagacgggggaggggggggaaggggagggggagggggggtccagCCTAGCCCCCCCACTGCAGCTCCTCACACGGTCCAGACGCCCGCtccgctggcacacacacacacacacgcacacgcacacgcacacacacacacactcgccagcTCAGCAACGCTTCTGGAAGGAACTGAGATATCGCATGCCAGCACCACGAAGGGCAGTCTCTGaaaactcacacgcacactccactgctgtctga